The sequence ATGATCGAGCCTTACCGGGGGCGGGTCTACGACCCCTGCTGCGGTTCCTCGGGCATGTTCGTGCAGTCGGTCGAGTTCATCCGCGCCCACGCCACCGGCAACGCCAACGGCGGCAAGGCGCGGGGCGACATCTCGATCTACGGTCAGGAGTCGAACTACACGACATGGCGGCTCGCGAAGATGAACTTGGCCATCCGGGGCATCGGCGGGCAGATCGCCCACGGCGACAGCTTCCACGACGACCGCCACCCGGACCTGAAAGCAGACTTCATCCTCGCCAATCCTCCGTTCAACGTGTCGGACTGGGGAGGCGAGCGGCTGGCCGATGACCAGCGCTGGCGCTACGGCGTGCCGCCGAGGGGCAACGCGAACTTCGCGTGGGTGCAGCACATGGTCCACCACCTCGCGCCGAGGGGGATCGCCGGATTCGTGCTGGCCAACGGGTCGATGTCGTCGAGCCAGTCCGGCGAGGGCGAGATCCGGAAGAACCTGATCGAGGCCGAACTGGTGGACTGCATGGTTGCGCTGCCGGGCCAGCTCTTCTACTCGACTCAGATTCCCGCCTGCCTGTGGTTCCTGGCGCGCGGGCGACGGCGGCGCGGAGAGATCCTCTTCATCGACGCGAGGAAGCTCGGCCGCATGGTGGATCGGACGCACCGAGAACTGACCGGCGAGGAGATCGGCCGGATCGCAGAGACCTACCATGCGTGGGGAACGCGCGAGGACGGCTACTCGGATGTGCCCGGTTTCTGCAAGAGCGCAGCGCTGGGCGAGGTTCGCAAGTACGGCCATGTCCTTACGCCGGGCAGGTACGTCGGGGTCGAACCCCAAGAGGATGATGGCGAGGCGTTTGAGGAGAAGATGACGCGGTTGGTGGCTGAACTCCGTGCGCAGCAGGCCGAGGGCGAACGGCTGGATACCGCCATCACCGAGAATCTGAACGCGCTGGGGTTTGGAGGACAGAGAACGTGAGCAATTCGGACGAACGGCGATGGCAGCAGCGGCTCGACAGCTTCGGGACAGCGCTTGCGCAACTGACGGATGCCTGTGACCGGGAGCGATACGACTACCTTGAGCTAGCCGGGCTGATCAAGACGTTCGAGTTCAGTTTCGAGTTGTCTTGGAAGGTGCTCAAGGATCTCCTCTTCTACGAGGGCCATGACGTGAAGGCGCCGCGCGCGGTGATCCGAAAGAGCTTCGAGGTGGACTACATCGGCGAGAGCGACTGCGAGACCCTGCTCGACGCACTGGACAAGCGGAACCTCTTGAGCCACGTCTACTTGCTTGACGTGGCACAGGAGGCGGAAACGTTGATCAAGGATCGCTACCATCCGGTGCTGCTGCGACTCCATCGGGCTCTGGACGCCAGACGAGTGCGATGACGGACGGTCTCAAGGACGCGCACCGCGAGGCAATAATCGCCGCGCTCGCGGCCAACGACCGGGTGGAACGGGCCGTGCTGTTCGGATCGAGGGCGACCGGGACGAACACCATGACTTCGGATGTGGACATCGCGCTGTTCGGTGATCGGTTGACGCTGACGGATCAGGCTCGTCTTTCTGCTGCCCTCGACGAGATTCCGATGGCGCAGGTCGTAGATCTGCTGCTGTACGACGCGATACAAGACCAGGTCTTGCGGGATCATATCCGGCGTGACGGCATCGAGTGGCTCGCTCTCCAGAGAGAAGTGGAACGGGATCGCAGGGTGTTGGTGGAAGGCGATGATCGGGTAAACCGCTGTCGGTGGCGTCTTGCTCCCCTGGGTGAACTTGTCGGTGTTCACAGGGAGCAGATCAACCCGTCGTCGTCGCCGGACAGCAAGTTCTCCCACCACTCGATCCCTGCTTTCGATGAGGCCCGAAGCCCTGCCGTTGAGTCCGGGTCGGCCATCAAGAGCAACAAGTTCACCGTACCGCCCGACGCAGTCCTTGTGTCGCGCCTCAATCCGAGATTCCCACGGGTTTGGACCCCTGATGTTGGCGGGGACTTCCCCGCGATCTGCTCGACCGAGTTTCTGGTTCTCCGCCCTCATTCAATGGATCGGCGCTTCCTACACCATCTGTGCATGGGACCGAGGTTTCGGACCTCTCTACTGGAACGCGTCACCGGGACGTCGGGCAGCCACCAACGCGTTTCACCAGCTGCGGCGCTTGAGATCAAGATTCCCGTGCCTCCCATCCCCGAACAACGCGCTATCGCGGATGTCCTCGGCACGCTGGACGACAAGATCGAGTTGAACCGGCGGATGAACGAGATGCTGGAGGGGGTGGCGCGAGCGCTGTTCAAGTCCTGGTTCGTCGATTTCGATCCGGTCCGGGCGAAGATGCAGGGCCGGGACACGGGCTTGCCGCCAGACATCGCCGACCTGTTCCCCGACCGGATGGTGGAGTCCGAGATGGGGGAGATACCTGAGGGCTGGGAAGCGACAACGCTGGCGACGGTGATTGAACTCCATGATCGCAAGCGAATCCCGCTCAACAAGCGTCAGCGATCCCAACGGCAGGGGCCGTATCCGTACTATGGCGCAGCTGGCATCATGGACTTCGTGGACGATTACCTGTTCGATGGAGTTCACATCTTGATGGGCGAAGATGGCTCCGTAGTTGACGCTCACGGCCATCCGGTTGTCCAGTACGTTTGGGGTAAATTCTGGGTCAATAATCACGCGCACGTGATCAAAGGGACCGCCGCAATCAGCGACGAGCACGTCTACCTACTGCTAAAGCACTCCAACATCACGGCTTTCGTGACCGGTGCTGTTCAACCCAAGCTCAACCAGAGGAATCTGAAGTCGATTCCGCTAGTAGTGCCGGCCGAGCCTGCGTGCAGGGTCTTCTCTCGCTTGGTCGCTCCTCTCTTCGCTAGGTTGCGGCTCAACTCCGACGAGTGCTCGCTACTGGTCACCCTTCGAGACAAGTTGCTACCTAAGCTCATTTCGGGTGAGATCCGCGTACCGGATGCGGAGAGTGCGTTGAGACTCGTGACGTGAAGCCCCTGTCGCGTTCCTTTACCGAGTCGGAGGTCGAAGCCGCCGCGCTCGAATGGCTCGAAGATCTCGGGTGGAGGGTGGCCCACGGTCCAGACATTGGGCCGCACGCAGCAGACGCGGAACGGGCGGACTACACCGCAGTCGTGCTGGAACAACGGCTGCGCGACGCCTTGGACCGGCTGAATCCCGATCTGCCCGCCGAGGCGCTGGACGACGCGTTCCGCAAGGTCACCCGCCCGGAAGGCTCGACTCTGGAGGCCCGCAACCGTGGGTTCCACCGCCTGATCGTGGATGGCGTGACGGTTGAGTACCGGACCGCCGGGAGTGCCATGCGCGGGGCGCAAGTCTCCGTCCTTGACTACAGGAACCCCGCGAGCAACGACTGGCTGGCAGTCAATCAGTTCACCGTCGTCGAGGGCGAGCACGAGCGCCGACCGGATGTCGCGCTGTTCGTCAACGGACTTCCGCTTGGCTTGATCGAACTCAAGAACCTGGCCGACGAGAAGGCTACGGTGTGGACGGCCTGGAACCAGATCCAGACCTACAAGGCCGAGCTCACGGGCCTGTTCGCCTTCAACGCGGTGCTCATCGCCTCGGACGGCCTCAAGGCGCGCATGGGGACGCTCACCGCCGGTCGCGAGTGGTTCAAGCCGTGGCGCACCATCAAGGGCGAGGCGCTGGCCGGACCGCATCTTCCCCAGTTGCAGGTGATGCTCGAAGGGATGTGCCAGCGCGAGCGATTCCTGTCCTTGGTTCGTGACTTCATCGTCTTTGAGGACGACGGCGGCGGCAAGCTGGCCAAGAAGATGGCGGGGTATCACCAGTTCCACGCAGTGGAGACGGCGGTGGAGGAGACCGTGCGCGCGGCCGCACTCCGGCGGAAAGCGAAGCGTGTCGCCGAGGAGGTCGATAAGAACGAGCCGGGCCGGAAGCCCGGAGGCGCGCCGGGCGACCGGCGCATCGGAGTCGTCTGGCACACCCAGGGCTCGGGAAAGAGCCTGACCATGGCCTTCTACGCCGGGCGGATCGCCCGCGACCCGCTGATGGAGAACCCGACCATCGTGGTTCTAACGGACCGCAACGACCTCGACGACCAGCTCTTCGGCACGTTCTCCCGCTGCAAGGACCTCCTCGGGCAGCCGCCGACCCAAGCCGAGAACCGGGCCGACCTGCGCGCCAAGCTGGCCGTCGAGTCGGGTGGCGTGGTGTTCACCACCATCCAGAAGTTCTTCCCCGAGGAGAAGGGCGATCGGATGCCCGAGTTGTCAGGGCGCCGCAACATCGTCGTGATCGCCGACGAGGCTCACCGCAGCCAGTACGACTTCATCGACGGCTACGCCCGCCACATGCGCGACGCGCTTCCCAACGCCTCATTCATCGGCTTCACCGGCACGCCCATCGAGCTTGAGGACGCCAACACGCGGGCCGTGTTCGGCGACTACATCAGCGTCTACGACATCGAGCGGGCCGTCGAGGACAAGGCAACCGTGCCGATCTACTACGAGAGCCGACTGGCGAGGCTGGCGCTGGACGAGGCCGAACAGCCGAAGATCGATCCAGACTTCGAGGAGGCGACCGAGGGCGAGGAGGTCGAGCGCAAGGAGAAGCTCAAAACCAAGTGGGCTCAACTCGAAGCGGTCGTCGGATCCCCGCACCGCCTCAAGCTCATCGCACGGGACATATTCTCGCACTTCGACCGGAGGCTCGAAGCGATCGACGGCAAGGCGATGATCGTCTGCATGAGCCGCCGCATCTGCATCGACCTCTACCGGGAGTTGATCCGGCTTCGCCCCGAGTGGCACCACGAGGACGACGCCGAAGGGGAGATTAAGGTCGTGATGACCGGCAGCGCATCGGACCCTCCCGACTGGCAGCCGCTCATCCGCACCAAGAAGCGCCGCGAGATTCTGGCGAAGCGGTTCCGCGACCCCGGCGATCCCCTCCGGGTCGTGCTCGTGCGGGACATGTGGCTGACCGGCTTCGATGCGCCGAGCTTGCACACGATGTACGTGGACAAGCCGATGCGCGGCCACGGGCTGATGCAGGCCATCGCGCGGGTGAACCGGGTCTTCCGGGACAAGCCGGGCGGCCTCGTCGTGGACTACCTCGGGCTCGCGCACGAACTGAAACGCGCTCTCGCTACCTACACCGAGAGCGGCGGCACGGGCAGAACCACGCTGGACCAGTCCGAGGCGGTCGCCGTCATGCTGGAGAAGTACGAGGTGTGCCGAGGTCTGTTCCACGGCTTCGACTACTCGGCGTGGATGGATGGCACTCCCGCCGAGCGCACGAGTCTGCTTCCAGCGGCCCAGGAGCACATCCTCGCGCAGGAGAACGGCAAGGAACGCTGTCGGCTGGCCGTGCGCGAACTCTCCCAAGCGTTCGCGCTCGCCGTCCCCCATGAGGAGGCAATGGGGATCCGGGACGACGTAGCGTTCTTCCAAGCCGTCCGGTCGGTGCTGGCCAAACGCGCCCCCGGAGGCGAGCGCACAGAGGAACAGCTTGACATGGCCATCCGCCAGATCGTCTCACGGGCCGTCGCCTCCGACGGCGTCGTGGACATCTTCGCCGCGGCCGGCCTTGAGAAGCCCGACATCTCGATCCTGTCCGAGGAGTTTCTGGCCGAAGTGCGGGGCATGAAGCGGCGGAACCTCGCGGTCGAACTGCTGCGGAAGCTGCTCAAGGGCGAACTGGCGGTCCGCAGGCGAAGGAACGTGGTCCAAGCTCGTTCGTTTGCCGAGATGCTCGACCAAACCGTTCAACGCTACGCGAACCGGGCCATCGAGGGCGCGCAGGTCATCGAGGAACTGATACAGCTTGCCCGCGAGATGCGCGAGGCGAACGCCCGCGGCGAGGCGCTGGGGCTCTCCGAGGACGAACTGGCCTTCTACGATGCGCTCGGGACGAACGACAGCGCCGTACGGGTGCTCGGCGACGAGACGCTGCGGGAGATCGCCCGCGAGTTGGTCGAGACCGTTCGGAACAACGTCAAGATCGACTGGACGCTACGCGAGAACGTGCGCGCCAATCTGAGGCGGCTCGTCAAGCGAATCCTTCGGAAGCATGGCTACCCGCCCGACAAGCAGGAGAGGGCCACGCAAACCGTCCTCGAACAGGCTGCGGCCCTTTCCGAAGGCTGGGCGGCATGATCGCTCCACCTGCAAAAGGGAGAGCGCGAGCAGGAACGCTGGATTCGATCCTCCAATCCGTTCTTGGGTCGGCGACGGGTTCACCTGGACCCAGCCCGAACCGCGCCTCACCGTTATGTTCAATTCAACTTCGCTCGCGCCAGTGATGGCGTGTATCACATAAGCCAACTCTGAGGTTGGATGCATGTACAGCGACCACCCCCAACTCTGGCCTCCGCCGGACGACACCGTGCTCTGGAGGTACATGGACTTCACGAGATTCGTGTCCCTGCTGGAAAAGGAGGCCCTGTTCTTCTGTCGTCCCGATCTGCTTGGCGACCCATTCGAAGGATCCTTGTCACACGTGACGCCCCCTGCATTCCCTCAAGATCTCCGAGAGGGCCCGGTCTCCATGCGGGAGTTCGATCTTCGACAGGTCGTGCGAATGGCTCGCGTCAGTTGCTGGCACATGGGAGAATTCGAGTCCGAGGCGATGTGGCGGCTGTATGCGCGCGAGCGGGACGGAATCGCGATCAGGACAGACTTCGCTCGGTTTAGGGATGCCTTCGTGGGGGACCAAGAAATCAGTGCATCGGTGGTTCAGTATCGAGACTACAGCACCGACAGCATTCCCTTTGGGAACGGGTTGCTACCTCTGGTTCACAAGAGGATTAGCTTTCAGCATGAGCGAGAGGTCCGTGCCCTGTTTCTTCCCGATGCGGTTGAGCCGCAAGAACATGGCGGATGTTACTGCGAGATCGA comes from Candidatus Palauibacter scopulicola and encodes:
- a CDS encoding class I SAM-dependent DNA methyltransferase, which encodes MATKQTDSGATTGYEAELWAMADTLRGSMDAAEYKHVVLGLIFLKYISDAFEERREAVLAEWGEEAAEDRDEYIAENIFWVPPEARWARLKAEARQPTVGQTVDRAMAAIERDNPALKEVLPKDYARPALDKQRLGQLIDMVGNIRVGDAEARSKDVLGRVYEYFLSQFASAEGKRGGEFYTPRCVVRLLVEMIEPYRGRVYDPCCGSSGMFVQSVEFIRAHATGNANGGKARGDISIYGQESNYTTWRLAKMNLAIRGIGGQIAHGDSFHDDRHPDLKADFILANPPFNVSDWGGERLADDQRWRYGVPPRGNANFAWVQHMVHHLAPRGIAGFVLANGSMSSSQSGEGEIRKNLIEAELVDCMVALPGQLFYSTQIPACLWFLARGRRRRGEILFIDARKLGRMVDRTHRELTGEEIGRIAETYHAWGTREDGYSDVPGFCKSAALGEVRKYGHVLTPGRYVGVEPQEDDGEAFEEKMTRLVAELRAQQAEGERLDTAITENLNALGFGGQRT
- a CDS encoding HI0074 family nucleotidyltransferase substrate-binding subunit — encoded protein: MSNSDERRWQQRLDSFGTALAQLTDACDRERYDYLELAGLIKTFEFSFELSWKVLKDLLFYEGHDVKAPRAVIRKSFEVDYIGESDCETLLDALDKRNLLSHVYLLDVAQEAETLIKDRYHPVLLRLHRALDARRVR
- a CDS encoding restriction endonuclease subunit S produces the protein MTDGLKDAHREAIIAALAANDRVERAVLFGSRATGTNTMTSDVDIALFGDRLTLTDQARLSAALDEIPMAQVVDLLLYDAIQDQVLRDHIRRDGIEWLALQREVERDRRVLVEGDDRVNRCRWRLAPLGELVGVHREQINPSSSPDSKFSHHSIPAFDEARSPAVESGSAIKSNKFTVPPDAVLVSRLNPRFPRVWTPDVGGDFPAICSTEFLVLRPHSMDRRFLHHLCMGPRFRTSLLERVTGTSGSHQRVSPAAALEIKIPVPPIPEQRAIADVLGTLDDKIELNRRMNEMLEGVARALFKSWFVDFDPVRAKMQGRDTGLPPDIADLFPDRMVESEMGEIPEGWEATTLATVIELHDRKRIPLNKRQRSQRQGPYPYYGAAGIMDFVDDYLFDGVHILMGEDGSVVDAHGHPVVQYVWGKFWVNNHAHVIKGTAAISDEHVYLLLKHSNITAFVTGAVQPKLNQRNLKSIPLVVPAEPACRVFSRLVAPLFARLRLNSDECSLLVTLRDKLLPKLISGEIRVPDAESALRLVT
- a CDS encoding type I restriction endonuclease subunit R, whose amino-acid sequence is MKPLSRSFTESEVEAAALEWLEDLGWRVAHGPDIGPHAADAERADYTAVVLEQRLRDALDRLNPDLPAEALDDAFRKVTRPEGSTLEARNRGFHRLIVDGVTVEYRTAGSAMRGAQVSVLDYRNPASNDWLAVNQFTVVEGEHERRPDVALFVNGLPLGLIELKNLADEKATVWTAWNQIQTYKAELTGLFAFNAVLIASDGLKARMGTLTAGREWFKPWRTIKGEALAGPHLPQLQVMLEGMCQRERFLSLVRDFIVFEDDGGGKLAKKMAGYHQFHAVETAVEETVRAAALRRKAKRVAEEVDKNEPGRKPGGAPGDRRIGVVWHTQGSGKSLTMAFYAGRIARDPLMENPTIVVLTDRNDLDDQLFGTFSRCKDLLGQPPTQAENRADLRAKLAVESGGVVFTTIQKFFPEEKGDRMPELSGRRNIVVIADEAHRSQYDFIDGYARHMRDALPNASFIGFTGTPIELEDANTRAVFGDYISVYDIERAVEDKATVPIYYESRLARLALDEAEQPKIDPDFEEATEGEEVERKEKLKTKWAQLEAVVGSPHRLKLIARDIFSHFDRRLEAIDGKAMIVCMSRRICIDLYRELIRLRPEWHHEDDAEGEIKVVMTGSASDPPDWQPLIRTKKRREILAKRFRDPGDPLRVVLVRDMWLTGFDAPSLHTMYVDKPMRGHGLMQAIARVNRVFRDKPGGLVVDYLGLAHELKRALATYTESGGTGRTTLDQSEAVAVMLEKYEVCRGLFHGFDYSAWMDGTPAERTSLLPAAQEHILAQENGKERCRLAVRELSQAFALAVPHEEAMGIRDDVAFFQAVRSVLAKRAPGGERTEEQLDMAIRQIVSRAVASDGVVDIFAAAGLEKPDISILSEEFLAEVRGMKRRNLAVELLRKLLKGELAVRRRRNVVQARSFAEMLDQTVQRYANRAIEGAQVIEELIQLAREMREANARGEALGLSEDELAFYDALGTNDSAVRVLGDETLREIARELVETVRNNVKIDWTLRENVRANLRRLVKRILRKHGYPPDKQERATQTVLEQAAALSEGWAA